AAGATTTCCCCGACTCTCCGTGCAATTGGACAGAACGGTCCTGAATTAAGTTCAGCGGCGCCCGCTGGCACGGTTGCGAGGCCGTCGAACGCATTCAGGGCGCCACGGGCCGCGCCGGATCCCGAATCCACTCGCTCCACGAGCCCGGATACAGGCGCGGAGCCGGCAGGCCGGCGAGATGCGCTGACAGCGCCAGGTGGCAGGCTGTGACGCCAGAGCCACACATCACGGCCCATTCCGTCGGCGCCTGCCCCGCAAACAGCGCGTTCCATTGCTCTGCCAACTCGGCGCTGCTGCGCCAGCGGCCATCCGCTAACAAATTTTGCGCAAACGGGTAATTCAGGGCGCCCGGAACGTGACCCGCGCGACTATCGATGGGTTCCGCCTCGCCGCGAAACCGGCTGGCCTCCCGGGCATCGACCAGCAATGGCGCCCTGCCGGCCCTCAAACGCTCGGAGAGCTCCTCAGTGTCCATGACCCACTCTGGCCGGGGCTGGGCCTGAAACGTCCCCTCAGGCGGTCTCTGAGCGACTTGTTCGACAGCAAAGCCCTTTGCCTGCCACGCGGCCATGCCGCCGTCCAGCACGGCAACGGCAGAATGCCCCAGCCAACGCATCATCCACCACAAGCGGGCGGCCAGACCACCGCCGGCTGCATCGTACACAACCACCTGGGTCGCGGCAGATATTCCGTAGCGGCGGATCGTCGCTTCAATCAGTGCCACCTCCGGCAGCGGGTGCCGACCGGTCGCTGCGCTTACCGGCGCGGCCAGATCGCGATCCAGATGAGCGTAGACGGCCCCGGGAATGTGCGCCGCGTTGAAATCGGCCCGGCCCTTTTCCGTATCCATAAGGTCGAACCGGCAGTCCACTACGCGCCAAGCCGGATCGTCCAGGTGTCGTTGTAGCTCCTCAACCGAAACAAGACCACACTTTGCCTGCATTCCACTGCCCCTTTAATTGCTCTGATTGCGCCTTGTACACCCGATGGCGGTCGGGGACAATGTGCCGCCCGGGTAACCGCCCGGTTGCACCGCAGTACAGACTCGACTCTTGGGAGAATAATTGCGTGGAAAGGATACTGGTAGGCCTGAAACGGGTGGTTGATTACAACGTTCGGGTTCGCGTCCGCTCCGATGGCAGCGGCGTTGACACCGACGGTGTCAAAATGAGCATCAACCCGTTTGATGAAATCGCCCTGGAAGAAGCATTACGCATTCGCGAGCGTGGCGAAGCAAGCGAAGTCATCGTGGTATCCATCGGTTCGGGCGAAGCGCAGCAGCAGCTCCGTACCGGACTGGCGATGGGTGCTGACCGGGCCATTCTTGTCAAAAGCGAGACTGAACTTGATTCCCTGAGCGCCGCGAAGACATTGCTCGCGGTAGTCGAACGCGAAACACCAGATCTCGTCTTGCTCGGCAAACAAGCCATCGACAACGACAACAACCAAACCGGGCAGATGCTGGCTGCACTGTGGAATCGGCCGCAGGCGACGTTTGCTTCTGCAGTCAAAGTGCTGGATGGCCGTTTACAAGTTACTCGCGAGGTTGACGTCGGTTTGGAAACAATCGAAGTCGATTTGCCTGCCGTTGTAACCACGGACCTGCGCCTGAATGAGCCCCGCTACGTGAAATTGCCGGACATCATGAAAGCGAAGAAAAAGCCGTTGCAGGAAATCGATGCAGCCGAGCTGAACATCAGCGCTGATCACAGCATCAAGACCACGGCATTCGAACCGCCTCAGGAGCGCCAGAAAGGCATCATGGTCAGTGACGTATCGGAACTGGTTTCCGCCCTGAAAGACAAAGGATTGCTGTAATGAGCAAAATACTCATCATTGCCGAACACGATGGCCAGAGCCTGAATTCAAGCACGGCCAAATGCGTCAGCTGTGCGCAAGCCATAGACGGTGCGGAAATCGATATCGTGGTGCTGGCTGCCGACTGCACGGCGATTGCCGCGGAAGCCGCGAAAATCAGTGGGGTCAGCAAGGTGCTGGCGGTCAATAATCCCGCGAATGAGCATTTGCTGGCCGCGACGCTTGCGCCGCAGATCATCGCCATTGCCGCTGATTACAGCCACGTATTCGGGCCTTCAACGACTTTCGGTAAAGACCTGATGCCCAGGGTCGCCGCCCTGCTCGGCGTCAACCAGATCAGTGACATTATGGAAGTGCTTGGCGCACACAGCTTCAAACGACCGGTGTACGCAGGCAACGTAATAACGACCGTCGAAGCATCCGGCGACAGCAAGGTTGTCGCCACCGTACGCACAGCGTCGTACAGCGCCGCTGCATTGAGCGGTAATGCAACGATTGATGTCGCGGACATCGCTGTCGATCTGCCACAACATACCCGGTTCGTAGAGCTGCAAGCCGGATCAAGCGATCGACCCGATCTGCAAACGGCCTCCAAGGTTGTTTCCGGCGGCCGGGCTTTAGGCAGTGCGGAAAAGTTCGAGATTATCTACCAGTTCGCTGACTCCATTGGCGCAGCGGTTGGTGCATCACGAGCAGCGGTTGATGCCGGCTATGTTCCAAACGAAATGCAGGTTGGCCAGACCGGCAAGATCATTGCTCCGGATTTGTACTTCGCAATCGGCATTTCCGGCGCGATTCAGCACCTGACCGGCATCAAGGATGCCGGAACCATTGTGGCCATCAATAAAGATGCGGATGCGCCAATATTCGATGTCGCTGATATCGGCCTGGTCGGTGATTTGTTCACCGTTATCCCGGAGCTGCAGCAGGCGCTGCAATCCTGAATCGCAACGGCATTGCGGCCCTGAGCCGCAATGCCGTTGCCTGTCGCTACAGCTGCGCCAATATGGCTTCCGCTTTGCTCACTTCAAACTCGCCCGGCTGTTCAACCGCGACATGCGTGGCAACACCATCGTCGACGACAATGGCAAAACGCTGACCACGTATACCCATGCCGAAGCCGCTGGCATCCAGTTCGAGCCCTAACGCTTTTGCGTACTCGGCATTGCCATCAGCAAGCATCATCACTTTGCTGCCGACACCGCGATCCTTACCCCAGGCGTCCATGACAAATACGTCGTTCACGGCCATGCAGGCTATCGTATCGACGCCCTTTGACATCAGATCGTCCGCCTGATCGACGAAGCCCGGCAAGTGGTTCATTGAGCAGGTTGGGGTAAATGCCCCTGGCACTGATACCAGCACCACTTTCTTGCCTGCAAACAGCTCTTCGCTCGACACGGCACCGGGCCCTGCGTCGGTCATTACGCCGAACGTACCTGACGGCATCTTGTCGCCCACTTTAATGGTCATTCAATTTTCTCCTCGCGGGTTGGATGAATTTTGCGCCGCAACGGTGAGCACTAACCGCACCGGCGGACTGCGCCGGCAATGGTATGCTGATTTCACGGTGTCGTCATGCTCAATAATCCCAGCCACTGCTGATACCGCCCGCACATACGGGTGACCGCCAATCGATCGAGCCGTACAATATTAACTCCGCAGGAGGACCAACGATGAACTTTGAGCTCACTGACGATCAGCAGATGATTCAATCCGCCGCCCGCGAGTTTGCGCAGAACGAAATTGCGCCTGTAGCCGCCCAGTTTGACGAAAGCGGCGAGTTCCCGGTCAAGACGATTCAGCAGGCTGGCGAGCTCGGATTCATGGGGATTGAAATTCCGGAAGCCTATGGCGGCTCCGGACTCGACAGTCTGAGCTTTACACTCGTCATCGAAGAAATCTCGGCGGCCTGCGCTGCGCACGGAACGATCGTCTCGGTAAACAATACTTTGTACGGCGTCCCGCTCCTGACTTATGGTACGGAGGAACAAAAGACGACCTTCCTCACACCTGTTGCCAGCGGCGAGTGCAATGGTGCGTATGCGCTGACAGAGCCACAATCCGGCTCGGACGCAGCGGCCATGCGCTCAAGGGCATTGCTCAGTGACGACGGCAGTCACTATGTCATCAACGCAAAAAAGTCGTGGATAACCTCAGGTCCCGTTGCCCGGTACATAATCCTGTTCGCGAAAACCGATCCCGAAGCTACTGGCTCCCGCGGCATCAGCGCGTTCATTATCGACACTAACGCAAAGGGCTTTCATCGCGGAAAAACGGAACCGAAACTGGGTATACGCGCTTCCGCAACGTGCGAAATCGAGTTGACCGATTACGAATGTCCGGTTGAACAACGGTTAGGTGCCGAAGGCGAAGGCTTCCGTATTGCCATGAACGTCCTCGACTCCGGTCGAATAGGCATCGCTGCGCAGGCACTCGGCATCGCGCAAGCAGCTTACGACGCGGCACTGATCTACTCGCGCGAACGCCACGCTTTTGGCGCTCCCATCGGATCATTCCAGACCATTCAAAACAAGATCGCCGACATGAAGGTGCGCATCGATGCCGCGCGCTTGCTGGTGTATCGCGCTGCGTGGCACAAGATGGAATCCAAACGTACCGGTGCGAAATACACATTGAACGGAAGTATTGCCAAGCTGTTCGCATCCGAGACCGCTATGTTTGTGGCCAACGAGGCATTGCAGATTCATGGCGGAATGGGCTACAGCAAAGAGCTGCCGCTCGAGCGCTATTTCCGGGATGCCAAGATCACCGAGATATACGAAGGGACCAGCGAGATTCAACGCATGGTTATTGGCAGAACTGAAACCGGCTTGCGGTAGTTGGCGAGCCTCGCACCTGTTCACATGCGGTTATGAGGCGCGCACACAAGATCTCGCAAACCGAAGCGGTTGGCGTAATGCAAGCTCCACGCTTCCGGGACTAGCCTTCGTTGTCTGCGACGTGAATAACCAAGCCATCGAGTGACTCATTGACTTCGATCTGACAGGTCAAACGGCTGTTGTCTTTACGTTCATACGCCGCATCCAACATGCTGTCTTCCATATCGTCCATTTCCGGCATCTTGGCGAGCCAAGCTTCATCCACATAGCTGTGACAGGTTGCGCACGCACATGCGCCACCACACTCTGCGACGATTCCGTCGATATTGTTATTGATAGCACCCTCCATGACTGTGTAGCCGTTTTCGACTTCAACTTCATGGCGTGCACCATCCGGCGTGACATAAATAATTCTTGGCATTAGCGACGGGTTCCCGGTAAAAACGCCCGGTATTCTATGAGCGCGAGTAACACAAGGTCAACGACCTCCGGTCATTTACAAGTTTCACAACTGAAAAAGCCCGGCGTAAACCGGGCTTCTTCAACGAACTGCGATTCGACTGACGACTAAATGCGTTCAGCCTGAGCGCGGCGCTTCTGAAGTTGTTCCGACCGTTTGCGGGCTGCGGCTTCAGCGAGCCTGATTTGCTCGTTTCTTTCGATATCACTCTCAATAACGCTGATCCACTGACGAGCGATACGTTGTGACCGACTGGACTTGCCCGCCTCGCGGAACGCGGCAATTGCCGGTTGGTACTTCTTCAGATTGTACAGGCACATGCCCAACGAGATTTGCGCGTTGTCGGGACTCTTTAGGCCGCCCTTGGCAATACCGGCCCGAACTGCGTCTTCACACTTGTCGTATTCGCCAAGGTTCAGATGTGCATTACCAAGTCGCACAAACAGCTCACCATCGTCTTCCAGGTTAGCTGCCGCCTGCAGTGCCGGAATGGCCTCTTCGTCTTCCATCGCCAGTTGCCATGCCTGCGACAACAAACGGTAGTTCTTCGCATTCTTGGCGACAACGCCCTCTTTCATCTTTTCATCAAGCAGTTTCGCCGCCTTATACGGCACCTCTGCCTGCATGAATAGCTGTGCCATGGTGACAAACTCGGATTCCTTTTCAAGCAAACCCTGAGTATGTGCGGCATCGTAGGCACTGATCAGGTTCTGGTCTTCGCCCAACTCGGTATAGGCACCCGCCAGTGAGAACCAGTAGCGCTTCTTCGGCCAGTTAACCAACAGAATCTTCTGGATGTCTCTAACCTTCGCGTAGTTCTCTTCCTGGAAATAGGCAAAGTTCAGGAGAACATACCAGTCTTCCTTAATTTCTTTCTCGCGCTTCTTGGCGACTTCCAATGCCGTTTCTATCGGCTTGATCATCTCTTTGTACTTGGACATCTGGTACAGATTCTGCGCATAGAGAATGTACGGTTCCGGCGCCGGATTGGTTTCCAAAACAAACCATTCGTCCAGCAACTTCAGTGCCTTGCCGTAATCCTCTTCCATGGTCGCCAATTGTGCCAGCGTGTAAAGAGTTTGCTTCTTGATCTGCGGTTCGATGCTGGGAATTCGCAGCATCTCTTCGTAGATCCGTATCGCATCCTTTACGTTGTCCATGTTGTAGTAAACGAAGCCAAGGTAGTTAAGCACGTTTTGCAATTCGTACTCAGTCAACTTGTCACCAGCTCGCAGATCATTAAGGATCTTGAGTGCCTCGTTGTACTCTTTGGCGTCTACTTTTTCCTGGGCCAGCTGAATTCGATCATAGACCTTCTTGCTGACGGCTTGCGCCTGCTTGGTCTTGGTATCGTCTTCTTCAGCATTTGCCCGGTTCTGAGCATTTGCTGCGCTGGCTGTAAATAAACCAGCTAGCAGTATCAGGCACAGCCTGGGAAACATTCGCGTTTCAAGTTTCATAATCTATATATCCTTAATCGAGTCCCGCACGTGAGAGAGGAAGATCTAGCTCCCGCCTACCGCGTTTACTCCTCGATCTTGAATGTGATTCTTGTTTTCACGTTGGGGACGGCAACCGGCTCACCATCAACAACGCGTGGCTTGTATTTGAACTTCAACACCGCACGAATAGCAGCACGATCAAACAGACTGCTGGTAGATTGAATGACCACCGGGTCAATCACCGTGCCGGCCGACGTTACTGTAAATGACAGATCGACGAAGCCTTCTATGCCGCGAGACAAGGCCCGCGACGGATAAACTGGCGCCACTCGCACGATGGGCAAGTAATCACCTTCGGCGATGTTCATGCCGCCGGGTCCACCGATATCGACACTCTGTGCAACAGTCGGCGGTGGA
The DNA window shown above is from Woeseia oceani and carries:
- a CDS encoding sulfurtransferase, giving the protein MQAKCGLVSVEELQRHLDDPAWRVVDCRFDLMDTEKGRADFNAAHIPGAVYAHLDRDLAAPVSAATGRHPLPEVALIEATIRRYGISAATQVVVYDAAGGGLAARLWWMMRWLGHSAVAVLDGGMAAWQAKGFAVEQVAQRPPEGTFQAQPRPEWVMDTEELSERLRAGRAPLLVDAREASRFRGEAEPIDSRAGHVPGALNYPFAQNLLADGRWRSSAELAEQWNALFAGQAPTEWAVMCGSGVTACHLALSAHLAGLPAPRLYPGSWSEWIRDPARPVAP
- a CDS encoding peroxiredoxin: MTIKVGDKMPSGTFGVMTDAGPGAVSSEELFAGKKVVLVSVPGAFTPTCSMNHLPGFVDQADDLMSKGVDTIACMAVNDVFVMDAWGKDRGVGSKVMMLADGNAEYAKALGLELDASGFGMGIRGQRFAIVVDDGVATHVAVEQPGEFEVSKAEAILAQL
- a CDS encoding acyl-CoA dehydrogenase family protein, whose product is MNFELTDDQQMIQSAAREFAQNEIAPVAAQFDESGEFPVKTIQQAGELGFMGIEIPEAYGGSGLDSLSFTLVIEEISAACAAHGTIVSVNNTLYGVPLLTYGTEEQKTTFLTPVASGECNGAYALTEPQSGSDAAAMRSRALLSDDGSHYVINAKKSWITSGPVARYIILFAKTDPEATGSRGISAFIIDTNAKGFHRGKTEPKLGIRASATCEIELTDYECPVEQRLGAEGEGFRIAMNVLDSGRIGIAAQALGIAQAAYDAALIYSRERHAFGAPIGSFQTIQNKIADMKVRIDAARLLVYRAAWHKMESKRTGAKYTLNGSIAKLFASETAMFVANEALQIHGGMGYSKELPLERYFRDAKITEIYEGTSEIQRMVIGRTETGLR
- a CDS encoding 2Fe-2S iron-sulfur cluster-binding protein, producing the protein MPRIIYVTPDGARHEVEVENGYTVMEGAINNNIDGIVAECGGACACATCHSYVDEAWLAKMPEMDDMEDSMLDAAYERKDNSRLTCQIEVNESLDGLVIHVADNEG
- a CDS encoding electron transfer flavoprotein subunit alpha/FixB family protein, which encodes MSKILIIAEHDGQSLNSSTAKCVSCAQAIDGAEIDIVVLAADCTAIAAEAAKISGVSKVLAVNNPANEHLLAATLAPQIIAIAADYSHVFGPSTTFGKDLMPRVAALLGVNQISDIMEVLGAHSFKRPVYAGNVITTVEASGDSKVVATVRTASYSAAALSGNATIDVADIAVDLPQHTRFVELQAGSSDRPDLQTASKVVSGGRALGSAEKFEIIYQFADSIGAAVGASRAAVDAGYVPNEMQVGQTGKIIAPDLYFAIGISGAIQHLTGIKDAGTIVAINKDADAPIFDVADIGLVGDLFTVIPELQQALQS
- a CDS encoding tetratricopeptide repeat protein, yielding MKLETRMFPRLCLILLAGLFTASAANAQNRANAEEDDTKTKQAQAVSKKVYDRIQLAQEKVDAKEYNEALKILNDLRAGDKLTEYELQNVLNYLGFVYYNMDNVKDAIRIYEEMLRIPSIEPQIKKQTLYTLAQLATMEEDYGKALKLLDEWFVLETNPAPEPYILYAQNLYQMSKYKEMIKPIETALEVAKKREKEIKEDWYVLLNFAYFQEENYAKVRDIQKILLVNWPKKRYWFSLAGAYTELGEDQNLISAYDAAHTQGLLEKESEFVTMAQLFMQAEVPYKAAKLLDEKMKEGVVAKNAKNYRLLSQAWQLAMEDEEAIPALQAAANLEDDGELFVRLGNAHLNLGEYDKCEDAVRAGIAKGGLKSPDNAQISLGMCLYNLKKYQPAIAAFREAGKSSRSQRIARQWISVIESDIERNEQIRLAEAAARKRSEQLQKRRAQAERI
- a CDS encoding electron transfer flavoprotein subunit beta/FixA family protein, with amino-acid sequence MERILVGLKRVVDYNVRVRVRSDGSGVDTDGVKMSINPFDEIALEEALRIRERGEASEVIVVSIGSGEAQQQLRTGLAMGADRAILVKSETELDSLSAAKTLLAVVERETPDLVLLGKQAIDNDNNQTGQMLAALWNRPQATFASAVKVLDGRLQVTREVDVGLETIEVDLPAVVTTDLRLNEPRYVKLPDIMKAKKKPLQEIDAAELNISADHSIKTTAFEPPQERQKGIMVSDVSELVSALKDKGLL
- a CDS encoding energy transducer TonB produces the protein MVGRYVFAIIVGSVVTLTLLFVMHLLIESGQDALSQSRERHMLEFVRVKRNEQVNTEEITPEKPPKPPEVPPEVPPQDMDSVDPNAPTVNVPPPTVAQSVDIGGPGGMNIAEGDYLPIVRVAPVYPSRALSRGIEGFVDLSFTVTSAGTVIDPVVIQSTSSLFDRAAIRAVLKFKYKPRVVDGEPVAVPNVKTRITFKIEE